One stretch of Abyssisolibacter fermentans DNA includes these proteins:
- a CDS encoding DUF2634 domain-containing protein, translating into MLPKSNISIKIKEVKQPSKTYKLDLLNKRIVGYVDGIEAVRQSVNKILETERYKHCIYSWDYGFEGRSLIGKETDFVKVAIKRKIKEALLADDRILGIYNVDVDAKGDIVTCSFTVDSKEGSFDMSYQLNS; encoded by the coding sequence ATGTTACCAAAGTCAAATATATCAATAAAAATAAAAGAAGTAAAACAGCCTAGTAAAACATACAAATTAGATTTATTAAACAAAAGAATAGTTGGGTATGTAGACGGTATAGAAGCAGTAAGACAAAGCGTAAACAAAATATTAGAAACAGAAAGATACAAACACTGCATATACAGCTGGGATTACGGCTTTGAAGGAAGAAGTCTGATAGGAAAGGAAACAGATTTTGTCAAAGTAGCTATAAAGAGAAAAATAAAAGAAGCATTATTAGCAGATGATAGAATTTTAGGAATATATAATGTAGACGTGGATGCAAAAGGAGATATAGTTACATGCAGTTTTACAGTAGACAGTAAAGAGGGTTCCTTTGATATGTCGTATCAATTAAATAGTTAG
- a CDS encoding DUF2577 domain-containing protein: MLVPIQKTIKNYLEAVDLTDITYGVVTSISPLKIKIDQKLELPEQVLLLTSSVVRKEIDLKHVHEYEDSTIDGSSNKQTKEAFNEKIVITEGLEVKDKVMLLKVNNGQKYVVLDKLQAGD, translated from the coding sequence TTGTTAGTACCAATACAAAAAACAATTAAGAATTACTTAGAGGCAGTTGATTTGACAGATATAACTTATGGAGTAGTGACAAGCATATCTCCATTAAAGATAAAAATTGATCAAAAGCTTGAACTACCAGAGCAGGTACTACTTCTAACAAGCAGTGTCGTTAGAAAAGAAATAGACCTAAAACACGTACATGAATATGAAGATAGTACTATAGATGGATCGTCTAATAAGCAGACAAAAGAAGCATTTAATGAAAAAATAGTAATAACAGAAGGTTTAGAGGTTAAAGATAAGGTGATGCTTTTAAAGGTTAACAATGGACAAAAATATGTTGTTTTAGATAAATTGCAGGCAGGTGATTAA